A portion of the Eubacterium maltosivorans genome contains these proteins:
- a CDS encoding TIGR03905 family TSCPD domain-containing protein, with the protein MRYEYTTQGVCSRSISFDVEDGIIKNLEFMGGCNGNAKGISALVEGQRVEDVIPKLSGITCGYKTTSCPDQLSKALKALAQA; encoded by the coding sequence ATGCGATACGAATATACAACACAGGGCGTTTGCTCCCGTTCCATCAGCTTTGATGTGGAGGACGGCATCATAAAGAATCTTGAGTTTATGGGCGGCTGCAACGGCAACGCCAAAGGAATTTCAGCGCTGGTCGAAGGGCAGAGGGTGGAGGATGTTATTCCAAAACTCAGCGGCATCACCTGCGGCTATAAAACCACATCCTGCCCAGATCAGCTGTCCAAGGCTTTAAAGGCGCTGGCGCAGGCATAA